From the Methanobacterium sp. BAmetb5 genome, the window ACCAATGAAAGAGTGGCAGAAATTGAAAAAGAAACCAATCACGATATTGCCTCTATTGTAAAAGCTCTGGCCGAGGTATGTGATGGTGAAGCTGGAGAATACGTCCATTTTGGTGCTACTTCCAATGACATCATTGACAGTTCCCAGTCCCTTTTACTCCAGGAGTCTATTAATATTATACAGGATAAAATCGCCCGTTTAGTGAATATAGTCCTGAAACTAGCTGACGAAAACAAAAAAACAGTTTGTATAGGTAGAACCCATGGACAGCACGCCCTACCCACCACCTACGGGATGAAATTCGCCCTGTGGGCAGATGAGCTCCACCGACAATACGAACGATTGGAATCCTGTAAAGGACGGCTTTGCGTGGGTATGATGACCGGAGCTGTTGGTACCACTGCCGCTTTGGGTGAAGATGGATTGAAGGTCCACCGTAAGGTTTCAGAAATACTGGGACTCCCGGCGGTGCTAATTTCCAACCAGGTGGTGCAACGGGATAATCATGCTGAATACATTATGAGCCTGTCTAACCTGGCCAGTACCCTGGATAAAATTGCCCTGGAAATTCGTAACCTGCAGCGTACTGAAATCAAAGAGTTAGGGGAAAGTTTTGACCCTGAAAAACAGGTGGGCTCCAGTACCATGCCTCATAAAATGAACCCCATCACCGCCGAGAGAATCTGCGGAGTATCACGGATTATTAAAGCATATCCTTCACCTGCACTCCAGAACAACGCATTATGGCATGAAAGGGACCTTACTAATTCCTCATCGGAGCGGATCATGCTCCCTGAAGCATCCATTCTCACTGATTACATACTGAACCTGACCATCCGTTTGATGGAAAAACTGGTTTTCTACCCGGAAAACATAGAGAGAAACCTTAACTTCACTGGTGGACTTATCATGGCCGAAAGATTCATGTCTGAACTCACCATGAAAGGAATGGGCCGGCAGAGCGCCTATGCGCTGGTCCGTAAATGTGCTCTGGAAGCTAACCAAAAAAATATCAGTCTGAAGGATGTGGTTCTCCAACAGGAAGAGATAAAGGATTATCTGAGCCCCGCAGAAGTGGAAAAAATTATGGACCCCCACACCTACCTGGGATCTTCAGTACAGATTGTGGATAATGTTCTGGAAAAATCAAAGGAATGGTTTTAACCATTCTTTAAAATAGAACCTATTCAGGATAACCCCTATTTTTCCCTTATTTTTTTTTATTTTTTCATATTTTGCTCCTTTTACACCTCCGGTAACGAAAATTTAATATAATACCAACAATAAACACTATTGATACTTATTATAAAGGGAGGTGAAAAAATGGTCGATATCAAAGAAATTAAACACATCCGAGCTGCACCATTCACATTGATGACCTCTTCAATACACGCCATTCTAGCCTTTATCGCAGCAATTCTTGTTATTCTATTCTTCGGGACAATAGCAGCACTCATACCGGGTATGAGCATGTTCGCTGGTTTCATAACCGTGTTAGGATTATCAATAATTATCCTATGGCCTTTAACCTCGTTCTTCTTCAACATAGTTTACGCCTTTATTCTGGCATTACTCTACAATCTCTTAGCACCCAGATTAGGAGGCATAAAACTAGGTATGGAAGGAGAAGTAGTTAAATCGATTCCAGTAATGTCTTTCGCCCTGATACTATCAGTTATAGTCGCTATTTTAACATTCTTAACCGGTCTCTACATTGGCCTGGCAGGTAGCTCAGTGTTATCACTGGTCAGCGGAGTAATTCCAGTTGCCGCCAATTTAGCCGCCAATGCAACCAACGTTACCAATGCAACACTACCAACCGGTGGAATGATGGCTGCAATATCCGGCATTTGGGCCCTATTCTGGATCATCATCATGCCCATAGCCATGTTCATCCTGACTTTCATTGCCTACGCACTATTCGCCGTATTCTACAACATCATAATACCCAAGGTCGGTGGACTAAAACTCATATTCGCCGAAGCAGCCAATGGATTCGAGTTAACCAACATTCCAGTGGTACCTGCCGCACTATCCATATCCATGGTAATGGCAGTCTTAGGGGCAATATACGGATTAGTAATGGGCATAATGACCGGAGATGTTGTATTAGCAATAATCTGGCTCATAAGCTATGCCATATCCTGGTTCATAATGTACTTCATTATGATTGCACTGGCCACAGTATTCTACAACGTCTTACAGCCCAGAATCGGTGGAATCAAATTGGTACTGGAATAACACCCGAAAAAATTATTTCCCCCATTTTTTTATTTTTCCCAAAAAATCCCTAAATAACAATCCAACTTTTTTTAAAGAATTTTTAAGAATGCAAATTACAGTGGGCTCAGTGAACACTCCCTTCAGACTAATAATAGATTAATAATAAATAGAATAACCATAATTATAATAAATTTAAATAATTTTACATTGGGAGGTTAATTTAAATGGAACAATTAAAGGAAATAAAATCTGTAGCTATCGTACCCTTCACTCTGATGTCCTCTTCAATATCAGCAGTTCTAGGACTTATATATGCAATAATACTAATTTTAATACTGGGAGTAGTGTCTGTTTTCCTACCAGCCGAAGCCAGTTTAATTTCTAGCCTTATGGCCACCATGGCTGTGGCTTTGATACTGGTTTTACCTGTGGGATCTTTCCTATTCAGTGTTGTATCTTCATTTGTTACCGCGCTACTCTACAACTTACTGGTGCCCAAAATTGGTGGTATTAAGCTGGGAATGGTTGAGATGAAAGAAGTTAGGTCCATCCCAGTAATACCAGTATCTCTCATGTTATCCCTCATTTACACCATTCTCACCTTTTTAGTGATGTTGGTAGTAGCCCCCATCGTGGCCGTGTCCCTACAAGGTGCTGCATTAATATCAATCAGTGCCACAGCCGCCACGGGATTAGAGGGTTTAAGTGCCCTGGGAATAATTGGAATTATTATCATGGTCATTGGAATACCCATCCTGGTTCTGATATGGTCCTTCATATTCTCAGCCATCAGCGCCATCCTGTACAACATCCTGGCCCCTAAAATTGGTGGTGTGAGGCTGAAATTCTCCTCAAAAACTGGAAACATATTCGAAATCAAAAAAATACCCCCACTACCCCTGGCCATAATAACCACCGTGGTGCTAACCATTGTAAACTTCATATTCGCCATACCCGCCTTAATCAGCTACGGCATCGCTGGAAATTTCGCAGGAGGATTAGGCTACTTCTTAGGGAACATTGTGGGGTCATTAATATTCACATTCATAATTTACTCCATAATGGCTCTCCTGTACAATTGTCTGAGGCCAAAAATTGGCGGAGTAGAATTAGAACTGGAATAAACAAAACAGAAGGTTTCAAATCCCTGGATTTAAGATCCACAAAAACTTTCCCTTTTTTTCTTGAATTCTATTTTTTTATTAAATATGGAAATATTAAATGTGGAGAATTATTAAGGTGGAAAACCAATGAATGATTGGAAAATAAAAAGGAACAGTATACCATGACTTCTCGTATTATCAAATGTCGTAAAATTTCACGTGGCCAGGCCCAGGGAAAAGTAATAATTTCCAGTGACCCTCTGAGCTTTCTGGGTGGTGTTAATCCCCAGACTGGAGATATAACCGATAGACAGCATGAACTCTACCAGCAGAATATCAGTGGCCAAATTCTGGTGATCCCCTCAGGTAAGGGTTCCACTGTGGGGTCCTACGTGATCTATCAAATGGCCAAGAATAAAACTGCTCCCCTGGCTATTATTGCCCTGGAAGCAGAGCCCATCATTGCCACTGGAGCCATAATGGCCAGTATCCCCATGGTTGACCAGCCAGAGGAGAATGTTCTTAAAATCTTAAAAAAAGGCAACCGAGTTGAGGTTGATGCCGACGCAGGGATTATTAAGATCCGGGATTAATCCCTAAAAATCATGCTAAAAAAATTGCCAGGTGAATGTGGTTAAAAGTTTAGGTTGAAAGTCTTAGGTTGAAGTCCAATTTTGTTAAAAATCCAGTTTATTCTAAAAAAAATCGAAAATAAAGGATTGATTCCCTATCTTAACCAATCCTTGATCTGGGGTAAATCAATTAATTTTCAATTACTTCTTTTCTACCATTTTCTCTGATTTCGGCCCCTACAAAGCCTCCTACCAGGCCCAGAACTCCTCCAATAAATATGGCCAGTACAGTGAAGAATACACCGGCTATTACGGTAATGGCACCAGCAACAACTCCGACTTGGGCAAATACTAGACCTATAATGGCACTTAAAGCCCCGAAACCAGCTATGAAAAGGACTCCGATTATAATTCCCCCAATGATTCCGGTCAACGCACCTTCTACTGGTGCATCTTCTTTCTCTCCACGTCCAATGTAGGTTGCCACCATACCCCCTACCAGAGGGCCGACGAAGAACAAAGGAAAGACAGAAATCAGGAGCACCAGGGTTAAAACTGCGTTTATAATGGAACCTACCCCCACTGCTTTCCAGTCCACCACTAAAATCACCTCTTCCTATATTTTAAGATATTATCTTTACCATTATTCCTTTTTCTCAGTTTGTTCCGGGGGAACTTCCTCAGAACCTGGTTCTTCTGATATTTCTCCATAATCTCGTCTTGTTTTTATAACCGAACCGATAATTCCACCACCCAAACCTAAAAGGACGTATATGGGTATTAATAATAAATAAAGAGTTATAAGAACACTGACTATCTCCTTAGAGAAGCCGTATATAGCATATATCAGGAGAATATAGATTACACCGGTTAAAAATCCCACCACAGAACCATGCATTGCACCATTCTTCACGTTCTCATTTACCAGATATCCGACTACAATGCTGGCCACTATCATGGCTATAATACCGCCAATAAAAGGCAGGACCAGCCCAAAAAGAAAGACCAGGACCAGGGCAAGGACTGTTCCAATGATAATATTTTTTTGATCGATCATGTTTAAACCTTCAGTAGTACACTCATTAAACAGTATAAATTTTGTTATTCTGTCCTTAAATAAATTTAACGAATTTTTCATGAAAAATTGGAATCTATATAAAAATAAAGGAACCCAGTGTGAAAAATAAAGAAAAATAGGGGGAAGTTCATTAAACTGTGAACTTTTCTATGCTTCTCCTTTTATTAAAGCACCTACGGCCCCTCCAATGGCCATCATGATCATGACCCCGAAGAAGGCTATAAACAGGACCAGTGAAGTCAAAGTGGCTGCGGCAAATCCTATTAATCCCAGGATAAGGGTTCCGAATATGAGCAATAGAATGGACAATATAATAGCCCCGAATAAACCGGATATCGCTCCATTAGCTAACCCATTACCGGCACTTCCACCGGCCATGTAACCGACCACTATTCCCGCCAGGAGTAAACCTATAATTGAACCCACTGCCGGTATAATCAGGCCAAAAATGGCCCCTAATATTATGGATAAGATGAATCCTACGATTACTGCTCCCCAGTCAATGTCCATTTATTTCACCTCTTGTAAAAATAAAAAAATAAATAAAAAAAAAAGAAAAATGGTGTTTTTCTATTCTCCTTTAATTGCGGCTCCTATGGCTCCGCCTATGGCACCAATGATAGCTTCAATTATGATGGCTATGATCAGTGCTAATATGCCGACACCTACTCCAGTCAATCCAGCAACAGCTCCACCGATGATCATTAATATAATTCCGGCGATAATACCTGCTACCACTCCGACGAGTGCTCCGTGGATAGCTCCGTTGGTGTAGCCACCACCCACAGTGTAACCAACATATATGGTGGCTATGAGGTAAGCGATTATGCTCCATCCTGGGAGAATCATGTCAATGATCAATCCCAGTACTATTGCAATTACCAAACCGATTATAACTGGAGTCCATTTAACTTCAACCATGCTTTTCACCTCCATAAAAGCATTATTATTCAACAACTTTGTCTTAAACCAGTACTGTATTGCCGTGAAGTTATAGAAATGTAATAAGAACTACTCAATGGTACCTAAACAACAAAAGGCAAACCATTAATACCACTGTTACCATGAAAATCACTATGCGCTCAAGTTTTTCGCGGCAAGTAAACTACACTGGGAAAAGAAGATTTTGATTAGAACCACTAGTTCAATTTGCGCCCAATTTCACCCCCTTCAAATTAATATTTATTATATCCCTACCATGTCCTTAATATTATTTTCTTTCATTTTAAAGATAGACGAACCAAAAGAAAGTGTATTGCCCACAACTGAAAGAAGCCTCACAAATAATAATGAAAAAAATCCAGAACCGCACTTAATTTTCTCCTAGTATTCTGTATTTATTTTTTAGCACACCTTTCCAGATAAAAATAAGACCCATAACTTACAATAATCACTTACTGGCCACCAGGTCAAAGAACCAGAAAAAAAATTTAGATTTAAAATCTCAAGAATTGGATTATACTAATGAATCAGGGATTAAGTCGGAAGGACGGTGCAATGATGTATTTATTCATCCATAATGGGACTCTTATAGATGGTAATGGCGGGAACCCCCTGGAAAATGCCGGAGTTTTAATCAAAGATCAGCAGATCATAGCGGCAGGCGTTGAAGATTCCATTAAGCCCCCCCATGAGAAAATCAAATATATTGATGCTCAGGAAGGATTTATACTCCCGGGCTTCATTGACTGCCATGTCCACCTGATGTTCACCGGTTTCCGCTTTGAAGATCCCCTATTTACTCCTTTATCATTATATTTCTACCAGGCCACAGTTAATCTGAAAAAAACACTCCATGCCGGGGTTACCACTGTCCGAGATGCAGGTATGGCAGATTTTGGAGTTAAAACTGCCGTGGAACAGGGTATAATCCCTGGCCCCCGGCTCCAAATCAGCATCATGCCCCTTTCTGTAAGTGGGGGGCACTTCGATCTGCAACTGAAATCTGGCCACCAGGTTAAAACCACCTACCCAGGACTACCCAAATCAGTCTGCGATGGTAAAGAAGAAGTTCGAAAAAGGGTTAGAGAAGTTTTAAGGGCTGGTGCCGATGTGGTCAAAGTTATGGTAACTGGGGGGGTTATAAGTGCCAATGATAGTCCAGAGCATCCACAGTTTACCATGGAAGAGTTACAGGTAATAGTGGAAGAAGCATCTTTCCGTGGTCTGGGAGTTATGGCCCATGCCCATGGATCTCAGGGTATAAAAAACGCTTTGAAATCCGGCATCCGATCCATTGAACACGGGACTTACCTGGACCCCGAATGTATTGACCTGTTGCTGGAAACTGATTCCTGGATGGTGCCCACCATGCTGGTGCACAAAATAAACCTGGAAAAACTGGAAGCAGGAGAGCTCCCTGAATACAGCCAGGAAGATACCAGGAATGTTTACTATAAAAATCAGGAAAGTGTGCAGAGTGCCTTAAAGGCCGGGGTTAAGGTAGTTATGGGGACTGACAGTGGAATTGGTCCCCACGGACAGAATCTGCGAGAACTGGGACTCCTCTGTAAAGCAGGTATGGAACCCATGGAAGCGTTACAGGCTGGTACCAAACATGCCGCCGAACTCCTGGGATGGCAGGATAAGATTGGTACCCTTGAACCCGGAAAACTGGCCGATGTGGTGATCTGTACCACCAATCCCCTCACTGATATCCAGTCACTGGGAAACCCGGATAACATTCCAGTGGTAATGAAGGAAGGGAATATATTTAAAGACATTAAAAGGTAGAAAAATGGTTTTAAAGATGTCTAGAACCATGAACCCAGAATATTCATAGATCAGAGGGAAGTTAAAACATACAAAATAGAAACATGAACTCCAAAGGCAGGATTAACATGGCAAATTCTAAAAAAAAGGCTGAAATCAAGATTTCGGGTATGCATTGCGCCTCATGCGCCCTTAACGTTGAAAAAACCCTGCAGGGCTTGGAAGGGGTGGAAGAGGCCCAGGTTAACTTTGGTACTGAAAAAGCCACGGTGGAGTACGATCCCGAGAAGGTAGAACTACAGAAACTTGAAAAGTCAGTGGAAGAAGCAGGTTACGGTGTGGTTAACCAGCAGGTGGTTATCAAGGTGGGAGGCATGACCTGTGCCATGTGCGTGCAGGCCATTGAGGGAGTTTTGAAAAAGATCGATGGAATCAGCCAGGTGAACGTGAACCTGGCGGCAGAAAAAGCCTACGTGACTTATAATCCCCAGATGACCAGTGTTACGGAAATGAAAGAAGCTATTGAAAATTTGGGATACGAATACCTGGGAGTGGAGGGAGAACTGCAGGAAGACCAGGAGGAAAAACTCCGTGAAGCAGATTTGAAGGACAAAAGGAATCGCTTCATTGTGGCCTTTGCTTTTTCCATTCCGTTAATGGTTTTAATGTATTCTGGTATCATGCTACCCTTTAATATGAGTTACTTCATGCTGGCGGTTACTATCCTCCCCTTTATCTATGTTAGCTATCCTATTTTCTCGGCTGCTTACCGTTCTCTCCAGAATCGCAGTTTAAACATGGATGTGATGTATTCCATGGGTATAGGGGTGGCTTTCGTCTCCAGTATTCTGGGAACCTTCGACATAGTACTCACCCCCGAATTCATGTTCTACGAGACGGCTCTGATGCTGGCTGGTTTCCTCATGCTGGGCCGGTGGATGGAAGCCCGTGCCAAAGGCCGTACTGGTACCGCAATCAAGAAACTGATAGGTCTCCAGGCCAAAACCGCCCTGGTCCTACGTGAAGATGGAGTTGAAACCATGGTTCCTGTGGAAGATGTGATGGTGGGAGATACTGTACTGGTCAAGCCCGGAGATAAGATACCCGTGGATGGAAAGGTAATTTCGGGTGAAAGTTACGTTGATGAGTCCATGATCACCGGTGAACCCATTCCTTCCCTTAAAATATCAGGTTCTAGTGTGGTGGGCGGTACCATTAACCAAAACGGGGTTTTGAATTTTCAGGCCGAAAAAATCGGTAGAGACACTGTTTTGGCACAAATTATTAAGCTGGTGGAATCTGCACAAGGATCCAAGCCACCAGTGCAGAGAATAGCGGACCAAGCTGTTACTTATTTCATCCCCACTGTCTTAACCGTGGCTATTGTGGCCTTTCTTGTATGGTATTTCCTTCTGGGAAGCACTCTTCTTTTCGGACTCACTGTACTGATATCCATTCTGGTGGTAGCCTGTCCCTGTGCCCTGGGTTTGGCCACCCCGACGGCAGTTACCGTTGGAATAGGTAGAGGGGCCGAACTGGGGATTCTGGTTAAAAACGGGGAAGCACTGGAAATATCAGAAAAATTAACCACATTTCTTTTTGATAAAACCGGGACACTGACTAAGGGGAAACCAGAGGTTACCAACCTCATAGGAATTACTATGGATGATAAGTATTTATTAGAACTGGCCGCCAGTGTGGAAAGTAATTCACAACACCCCCTGGCAAAAGCAATTGTCACCAAAGCACGGGATAACGATCTCAACTTACATAAGGCTGAAGAATTTAACACCTTCGGAGGTAAAGGGGTTTCAGCCAATGTTGGCCGGAAAAACGTGCTTATTGGGAACAGAACTTTACTTAATGATAATGGTATCCCCATTCAGGATACAGAGGAAGAGATAATTTCGAAACTGGAAGAAGAGGGTAAAACTGCCGTCCTGATGGCAGTGGATAATCTTCTCTCTGGTATCCTGGGTGTGGCCGATACTCTGAAGGAGAACACCCCTCAAGCCATAAGCGAACTTAAAAAAATGGGACTGGAAGTGGTCATGATAACTGGGGACAATAAGAGGACTGCCAAAGCCATTGCCAACAAGATAGGCATAGATCAGGTGATGGCTGGAGTTTTACCCGAGGATAAATCTGCAGAAGTTAAACGGCTCCAGGATAAGGGGGAAGTGGTGGCATTTGTGGGGGATGGCATAAATGATGCCCCGGCCCTGGCCCAGGCCGATGTGGGAATAGCCATTGGTGGTGGTACTGATGTGGCCATTGAAAGTGGGGAGATCGTTCTTATCAAGAATGATTTACTGGACGCCGTGGCCGGGGTTCAGCTTTCTAGCAAGGTAATGGGGCGTATCAAGCTCAATCTATTTTGGGCATTCGCTTACAATGTAATCTTGATACCAGTGGCCGCAGGATTACTTTATCCTTCATTTGGGATTACTTTCCGGCCAGAATATGCGGGTCTGGCTATGGCTCTAAGTTCCGTGACCGTGGTGACCCTTTCCCTCCTGTTAAAAGGATACATGCCCCCCTCTAAGAAGTTAGAATTATCTGGGGGAGATTAGTAACCAAAGGTGGTCCTGATCAAAGTAAAAGAAAAAATATTCTCTTAAAAAGCCTTAAAAATCTTTAAAAAAGAATCAATAGTAGTTCTTAAAAAGAAGTAATTCCTGAAAAAAAGATTAGCTCTTAAAGAGATAGTTCTTAAAAAATAATAACCAGGAACTCCAGATAGAATTGAAGCAAATAATAAATGGGAGTGATGAATATGGCCGTGGATCCTATATGTAAAATGGATGTGGATGAGAAAAATGCAAAATGGGTCAGTGAATACCAGGGGAAAAAATATTACTTCTGTGCCCCAGGATGTAAAAAACAGTTTGATGAAAATCCTGAAAAGTACGCAGAAGAATAGGAAACCATTATATTCTTCAAAAACCTTTATTTGAAAAACTTTAACTTTTCTAAATAATACTTTAAATTATTTTTAGATTTAACTCATTTGAGAAACATTGAACTAGTTTTAGAAACTTGAACTTATCTTACGAAAAATTATTTTAGATAAATTACTGAGGGGGCACCCCTCAATTTGAGGGGTAACTTAACATATAACTCCATATTCCATGTGGCTTTGGTAAGAGCATGGGAGAAGTAAAATGATTATTAAAAAAATGGTACATAGGACCATAGTTTTCAAGGCTATGTTTTTTAGCACATTCAGGTATTTAAAATGGATAAATTTCCACTACCCCGATGTAAAACATTGGTAGTGAAAAACATCTGTTTTTCTATTTTTTCTGATTAAATTTGTTGTAGACCATTAAAAGCAGAAGGGCTAGGACCATCCCTCCAATAGCACCTAAAATAGCGTTTAAAACATTCAATGTATCTTACTCCCCAATAAACGTTTATTCCTGAACATTTCAACTATTATTAGAGTCTCTCGGACTATTTTAAGAGTTTCCTCAATAGACATCTTTCTTCATAACCTCTCGAAGAACACTGGTAGCGTAGCAACCTTTGGGAATGGAAAAACTCAACATTACTCCTTCTTCCATTGCCTCGGCAGCAACATCCCATATCCTGAACCTCATGGCCCGGCGTATGCCATGACTGCCCAGTTTAGGCATCGGAGGTACCTCGAAATCATCCAGTTTAAGGTTTTCCTCATCCAAAATTTTCTGTTCCATCTCTCCCAGCTTACCACCGGCCAGGGGCACTTTACTGCCGTAAAGAGGTGAGGAAGGATGGGCCTGGAAGTTCTTTATCTCCTGATTAATTTCTTCCCGGGAAAATTCATGGATCAGGTGTTCTTCGTTGTCGATCAGAATATCCCCTTCCACATACTGGTCAATGCCCAGTTTACTGCGTTCACTGACTGCCCGATTGAACAGATAGGACTGATACGCGTGGACAAACATCCGGCTGAGGGGTTTGGGAAGGCTCAGCAACGCTCTGATGTAAGAATTCTCAACCAGTTCGCCCCGTTTATTTTTTTCTTTAATGAGGGTACGTAACATCATTTTTTCATATCTCATTCCACTGGGCATTGATTCCAGGGATTCTTCCAGTTCTCCCTGGTCATACAATCTGCGGGCTTCCTGAATGTGTCGGGGCTCGGTGTCATAGGGATGGCCAATGTAGCGGTCCACTGCATCCTTAACACCTCCCTTGATCAGGGCTTTACCCACCAGGTGAGTGTTGGGCCGGTCCTTACCGAAACGTTGAAATCCATAATAATTGGGTACTCCCCTTTTTTCCAGTTCATTAAGGATTTTTGTTGCTTCCTGAGCTGCTGGTTCAGTTTCACCCACATCGCGCACCATTAAACGAAACTTGTTTCCGATCAACTGCCCCATACGTAATTTCTTCTGGTTAGGAACTATGTTGATTAT encodes:
- the purB gene encoding adenylosuccinate lyase, with the translated sequence MAIHPIEFRYGTPEMKKVWEAENKLQKMLEVEAALAEAEAQMGLVPQEAAQEIRNKASTQYVTNERVAEIEKETNHDIASIVKALAEVCDGEAGEYVHFGATSNDIIDSSQSLLLQESINIIQDKIARLVNIVLKLADENKKTVCIGRTHGQHALPTTYGMKFALWADELHRQYERLESCKGRLCVGMMTGAVGTTAALGEDGLKVHRKVSEILGLPAVLISNQVVQRDNHAEYIMSLSNLASTLDKIALEIRNLQRTEIKELGESFDPEKQVGSSTMPHKMNPITAERICGVSRIIKAYPSPALQNNALWHERDLTNSSSERIMLPEASILTDYILNLTIRLMEKLVFYPENIERNLNFTGGLIMAERFMSELTMKGMGRQSAYALVRKCALEANQKNISLKDVVLQQEEIKDYLSPAEVEKIMDPHTYLGSSVQIVDNVLEKSKEWF
- a CDS encoding DUF126 domain-containing protein; the encoded protein is MIKCRKISRGQAQGKVIISSDPLSFLGGVNPQTGDITDRQHELYQQNISGQILVIPSGKGSTVGSYVIYQMAKNKTAPLAIIALEAEPIIATGAIMASIPMVDQPEENVLKILKKGNRVEVDADAGIIKIRD
- a CDS encoding DUF5518 domain-containing protein, with amino-acid sequence MVDWKAVGVGSIINAVLTLVLLISVFPLFFVGPLVGGMVATYIGRGEKEDAPVEGALTGIIGGIIIGVLFIAGFGALSAIIGLVFAQVGVVAGAITVIAGVFFTVLAIFIGGVLGLVGGFVGAEIRENGRKEVIEN
- a CDS encoding DUF5518 domain-containing protein — its product is MIDQKNIIIGTVLALVLVFLFGLVLPFIGGIIAMIVASIVVGYLVNENVKNGAMHGSVVGFLTGVIYILLIYAIYGFSKEIVSVLITLYLLLIPIYVLLGLGGGIIGSVIKTRRDYGEISEEPGSEEVPPEQTEKKE
- a CDS encoding DUF5518 domain-containing protein, whose product is MDIDWGAVIVGFILSIILGAIFGLIIPAVGSIIGLLLAGIVVGYMAGGSAGNGLANGAISGLFGAIILSILLLIFGTLILGLIGFAAATLTSLVLFIAFFGVMIMMAIGGAVGALIKGEA
- a CDS encoding DUF5518 domain-containing protein, whose amino-acid sequence is MVEVKWTPVIIGLVIAIVLGLIIDMILPGWSIIAYLIATIYVGYTVGGGYTNGAIHGALVGVVAGIIAGIILMIIGGAVAGLTGVGVGILALIIAIIIEAIIGAIGGAIGAAIKGE
- a CDS encoding amidohydrolase family protein, with translation MNQGLSRKDGAMMYLFIHNGTLIDGNGGNPLENAGVLIKDQQIIAAGVEDSIKPPHEKIKYIDAQEGFILPGFIDCHVHLMFTGFRFEDPLFTPLSLYFYQATVNLKKTLHAGVTTVRDAGMADFGVKTAVEQGIIPGPRLQISIMPLSVSGGHFDLQLKSGHQVKTTYPGLPKSVCDGKEEVRKRVREVLRAGADVVKVMVTGGVISANDSPEHPQFTMEELQVIVEEASFRGLGVMAHAHGSQGIKNALKSGIRSIEHGTYLDPECIDLLLETDSWMVPTMLVHKINLEKLEAGELPEYSQEDTRNVYYKNQESVQSALKAGVKVVMGTDSGIGPHGQNLRELGLLCKAGMEPMEALQAGTKHAAELLGWQDKIGTLEPGKLADVVICTTNPLTDIQSLGNPDNIPVVMKEGNIFKDIKR
- a CDS encoding heavy metal translocating P-type ATPase; this encodes MANSKKKAEIKISGMHCASCALNVEKTLQGLEGVEEAQVNFGTEKATVEYDPEKVELQKLEKSVEEAGYGVVNQQVVIKVGGMTCAMCVQAIEGVLKKIDGISQVNVNLAAEKAYVTYNPQMTSVTEMKEAIENLGYEYLGVEGELQEDQEEKLREADLKDKRNRFIVAFAFSIPLMVLMYSGIMLPFNMSYFMLAVTILPFIYVSYPIFSAAYRSLQNRSLNMDVMYSMGIGVAFVSSILGTFDIVLTPEFMFYETALMLAGFLMLGRWMEARAKGRTGTAIKKLIGLQAKTALVLREDGVETMVPVEDVMVGDTVLVKPGDKIPVDGKVISGESYVDESMITGEPIPSLKISGSSVVGGTINQNGVLNFQAEKIGRDTVLAQIIKLVESAQGSKPPVQRIADQAVTYFIPTVLTVAIVAFLVWYFLLGSTLLFGLTVLISILVVACPCALGLATPTAVTVGIGRGAELGILVKNGEALEISEKLTTFLFDKTGTLTKGKPEVTNLIGITMDDKYLLELAASVESNSQHPLAKAIVTKARDNDLNLHKAEEFNTFGGKGVSANVGRKNVLIGNRTLLNDNGIPIQDTEEEIISKLEEEGKTAVLMAVDNLLSGILGVADTLKENTPQAISELKKMGLEVVMITGDNKRTAKAIANKIGIDQVMAGVLPEDKSAEVKRLQDKGEVVAFVGDGINDAPALAQADVGIAIGGGTDVAIESGEIVLIKNDLLDAVAGVQLSSKVMGRIKLNLFWAFAYNVILIPVAAGLLYPSFGITFRPEYAGLAMALSSVTVVTLSLLLKGYMPPSKKLELSGGD
- a CDS encoding YHS domain-containing protein, yielding MAVDPICKMDVDEKNAKWVSEYQGKKYYFCAPGCKKQFDENPEKYAEE
- the truD gene encoding tRNA pseudouridine(13) synthase TruD, with the translated sequence MLNAETYITSQKGIGGEIRTINEDFYVEEIPETPPSGEGPNTWIWIEKNGRTTLDVVLDIARELKINRKQMGFAGMKDKRAITRQWICISNKTPEELQGLEDKLHHVKIINIVPNQKKLRMGQLIGNKFRLMVRDVGETEPAAQEATKILNELEKRGVPNYYGFQRFGKDRPNTHLVGKALIKGGVKDAVDRYIGHPYDTEPRHIQEARRLYDQGELEESLESMPSGMRYEKMMLRTLIKEKNKRGELVENSYIRALLSLPKPLSRMFVHAYQSYLFNRAVSERSKLGIDQYVEGDILIDNEEHLIHEFSREEINQEIKNFQAHPSSPLYGSKVPLAGGKLGEMEQKILDEENLKLDDFEVPPMPKLGSHGIRRAMRFRIWDVAAEAMEEGVMLSFSIPKGCYATSVLREVMKKDVY